A genomic window from Micromonospora sp. WMMA1947 includes:
- a CDS encoding copper resistance CopC family protein gives MGGRVARVARTWVVVLGMVAAFALLPAAPAAAHNSLTGSDPRDGARLAAAPERIELRFLATPKEATTEVTVTGPDNVAATGGAPAFSGKRVTVPFRPGAAGLYIVTYRLASDDGHPVKGEIRFTLTTGTPAESPSASTPPTSAAPTAAPTSAAPSPTPTLTPTAAEADDDGGTGWLWAAGAVVVLAALGGGLLLRRRAARR, from the coding sequence ATGGGGGGCAGGGTCGCCCGTGTGGCGCGTACCTGGGTGGTGGTGCTCGGGATGGTGGCGGCGTTCGCGCTGCTCCCGGCCGCGCCGGCCGCCGCGCACAATTCGCTGACCGGCAGTGACCCGCGCGACGGGGCCCGGCTGGCCGCCGCCCCGGAGCGGATCGAGCTGCGGTTCCTCGCCACGCCGAAGGAGGCCACCACCGAGGTCACCGTCACCGGCCCGGACAACGTGGCCGCGACCGGCGGCGCGCCGGCCTTCTCCGGCAAGCGCGTCACCGTGCCGTTCCGGCCGGGCGCGGCCGGGCTCTACATCGTCACCTACCGGCTGGCGTCCGACGACGGCCATCCGGTCAAGGGGGAGATCCGGTTCACACTGACCACCGGCACCCCGGCCGAATCGCCGTCGGCGAGCACGCCGCCCACCAGCGCCGCCCCGACCGCCGCGCCCACCAGCGCCGCGCCGAGCCCGACCCCGACCCTGACCCCGACCGCCGCCGAGGCGGACGACGACGGGGGTACGGGCTGGCTGTGGGCGGCCGGCGCGGTGGTGGTGCTGGCCGCGCTGGGCGGCGGGCTGCTGCTGCGCCGCCGGGCCGCCCGCCGCTGA